In bacterium, a genomic segment contains:
- the recG gene encoding ATP-dependent DNA helicase RecG: MGKQKPVEISLDTPVQYVKGVGPQRAQLLKKLDILTVYDLLYFAPRRYEDRTQITKINHLTPNTNCTVRGYVVLVGPRRMIGKEGASIIIEDESGWVEAFWTIPDIAKRFSVGDEVIISGRVSQDKFSGKMVFIHPEYAIVGKKGIEELIGGSIVPIYPQTENLDTRVLRQIIYNLINDERLVIEETLPLFIREKYGLYSRKEALKKIHFPESFEEAYRARDTLVFEEAFYFFLKINWKKEQALKNAVPLNPKGELTQRFLNSLPFQLTNAQKRVIKEIEHDLNSKKPMHRLLQGDVGSGKTIVALYAMLIAVQNGYQATLMAPTEPLAEQHFIVLNDFLKDLNIKTILLSRGVTKRTREHLLNLVSSGEAQIVIGTHAVIQEDVKFKNLAVAIVDEQHRFGVLQRGKLLEKSENFTPHFLVMTATPIPRTLALTFYGDLNISVLDEKPINRGKIVTAVRTVKKRSDIYKWLFDKIKEGNKAYIISPIIEKSESLEIKACEEIYRSLLSVAPEHVKIGLLHGRLPTDIKREAMLKFRTGEINLLVATTVIEVGIDVPDATIIIIENAERFGIAQLHQLRGRVGRSEKKSYCILIRNEKVTEEAEKRLKALETCNDGFKLAEIDLELRGPGEFLGKKQHGFGGFRILHLSKDREYIEKSKIEALQLLKNKWRIMQIPEIRVHLEKILEGDELYVA, from the coding sequence ATGGGTAAACAGAAACCTGTAGAAATATCTCTGGATACTCCGGTTCAGTACGTTAAGGGCGTTGGACCTCAAAGGGCTCAACTTCTTAAAAAGCTTGATATTTTGACCGTTTACGACCTCCTTTATTTTGCACCAAGAAGATATGAAGACAGAACGCAGATTACCAAAATTAACCATCTTACACCCAATACCAATTGTACAGTCAGAGGCTATGTGGTATTAGTTGGCCCAAGAAGAATGATAGGCAAAGAAGGCGCATCAATCATAATTGAAGATGAAAGTGGCTGGGTGGAAGCCTTCTGGACAATTCCAGACATTGCAAAACGATTTAGTGTGGGAGACGAGGTTATCATAAGTGGAAGAGTCTCCCAGGACAAGTTTTCAGGAAAAATGGTTTTCATACACCCCGAATATGCAATTGTAGGCAAAAAGGGGATTGAAGAATTAATTGGGGGTTCGATAGTACCCATTTATCCTCAAACGGAAAATCTTGACACAAGGGTTCTCAGGCAAATTATTTACAATTTAATAAATGACGAAAGATTAGTTATAGAAGAAACTTTGCCACTTTTTATAAGGGAAAAATACGGCCTTTATTCAAGAAAAGAGGCTTTAAAAAAAATACACTTTCCTGAAAGCTTTGAAGAAGCATACCGTGCCAGAGATACTCTTGTTTTTGAAGAGGCCTTCTACTTCTTTTTAAAAATCAATTGGAAAAAAGAACAGGCCCTAAAAAATGCTGTTCCATTAAACCCAAAAGGAGAACTCACACAAAGGTTTCTAAATAGCCTTCCATTTCAACTCACGAATGCTCAAAAAAGGGTAATCAAAGAGATTGAGCACGACCTCAATTCAAAAAAACCAATGCACCGCCTCCTGCAAGGAGATGTTGGATCCGGTAAAACAATCGTTGCCCTCTATGCTATGCTAATTGCGGTACAAAATGGTTATCAAGCTACCCTTATGGCTCCCACAGAGCCCCTTGCTGAACAACACTTTATCGTGTTGAACGACTTTTTAAAGGACCTTAATATAAAAACCATTTTACTATCCAGAGGGGTTACAAAAAGAACAAGAGAGCATCTACTTAATCTTGTTTCATCGGGTGAAGCCCAAATCGTAATCGGTACCCATGCGGTGATCCAGGAAGATGTTAAATTCAAAAATCTCGCGGTCGCCATTGTTGATGAGCAACACCGATTTGGTGTACTTCAGAGGGGAAAACTTTTGGAAAAATCAGAAAATTTTACGCCGCATTTTCTCGTGATGACAGCCACTCCAATCCCCAGAACCCTTGCTCTTACCTTCTATGGAGACCTCAATATAAGCGTTCTTGATGAAAAACCCATTAATCGGGGCAAAATTGTTACTGCTGTAAGAACAGTTAAAAAAAGAAGTGATATTTATAAGTGGTTGTTTGATAAGATTAAAGAAGGAAACAAGGCTTACATTATATCCCCAATCATTGAAAAATCTGAATCCCTTGAAATTAAAGCCTGCGAAGAAATTTACAGAAGTCTTTTGTCCGTTGCTCCGGAACACGTTAAAATCGGGCTTCTCCATGGTCGCCTTCCAACGGATATAAAAAGGGAGGCAATGCTCAAATTCAGAACAGGAGAAATCAATTTACTCGTTGCAACGACTGTTATCGAAGTTGGAATCGATGTCCCAGATGCGACAATTATTATTATTGAAAATGCGGAACGTTTTGGTATAGCTCAACTGCATCAGCTCAGAGGACGTGTGGGGAGAAGTGAAAAGAAGTCCTACTGTATTTTAATAAGAAACGAAAAAGTCACAGAAGAAGCGGAAAAAAGGCTTAAAGCATTAGAAACATGCAATGATGGCTTCAAACTGGCCGAAATAGATTTAGAACTTCGGGGGCCCGGCGAATTCCTCGGCAAAAAGCAACATGGATTTGGTGGTTTCCGCATTCTACACCTCTCCAAAGACAGGGAGTATATTGAAAAATCTAAAATTGAGGCCTTACAATTATTAAAAAACAAATGGCGAATCATGCAAATACCTGAAATTAGGGTTCACTTAGAAAAGATTTTGGAGGGAGATGAACTTTATGTTGCGTAA
- a CDS encoding M55 family metallopeptidase — translation MKLYISIDMEGIWGLTSWREPKERVSELMTQELNLVLSFIKKYAKNAEVVIADSHGQGDNLLVSKLPEDVSLIRGFPRNYYMMEGLDESFDGVLFIGYHAPVGVLPGQMDHSYSSSTFYEISINGKKVGEAEINGMLAGYYRVPVILISGDDVLVNFSKSFFPDTQFVITKKAISRHSAQMVPYKSLVEQYNRAIKSALESIKTTKHAELRPPFTIEIEVNDTSAAYLISQIPGVVLVNGRKVSFSSSSFLEIYKFLMVSAYLGWVNRNL, via the coding sequence ATGAAACTATACATATCCATAGACATGGAAGGTATTTGGGGGCTCACATCCTGGAGAGAGCCGAAGGAAAGGGTTTCAGAACTTATGACACAGGAATTAAATCTTGTTCTTAGTTTTATCAAGAAATATGCGAAAAACGCAGAAGTAGTTATTGCCGACTCTCATGGTCAAGGAGACAATTTGCTGGTTTCTAAACTTCCTGAGGATGTGTCTCTAATAAGGGGATTTCCCCGTAATTATTATATGATGGAAGGTCTTGATGAATCCTTTGACGGTGTGCTCTTTATTGGATATCATGCTCCTGTAGGTGTTCTGCCTGGCCAGATGGACCACTCTTACTCTTCTTCTACCTTTTACGAAATCTCAATAAATGGTAAAAAAGTTGGAGAGGCGGAAATCAATGGTATGCTTGCAGGATATTACAGGGTACCCGTGATACTTATTTCCGGTGACGACGTTCTTGTGAATTTTTCCAAATCATTCTTTCCAGACACTCAATTTGTCATTACAAAAAAAGCAATTAGCAGGCACTCAGCCCAGATGGTGCCATACAAAAGCTTAGTTGAGCAATACAACAGGGCTATCAAATCTGCCCTTGAATCTATAAAAACAACTAAACATGCTGAGTTACGACCACCATTCACAATAGAGATTGAGGTAAATGACACCAGCGCAGCCTACCTCATCTCGCAGATACCAGGTGTAGTTCTTGTAAACGGGCGGAAGGTTTCTTTCTCATCGTCGAGTTTCCTTGAAATTTACAAATTTCTGATGGTTTCGGCATATCTCGGATGGGTAAACAGAAACCTGTAG